One Formosa sp. Hel3_A1_48 genomic window, TCCCCTTTATCCATTTCGCCAAAACAGCTTGGTGCAGATATAATTATTCATAGCCTAACAAAATTTATCAATGGCGCAAGTGATACAATTGGAGGTGTGGTATGTGGCACACAGGAGCTCGTAGATAACTTACGTAATGTAAACGATGGAGCTGCAATGCTTTTCGGAGCTACAATGGACAGTCTACGCGCGGCGTCTATTCTTAAAAACTTAAGAACTTTACATATAAGAATGAAACAACACAGTGCCAACGCCATGTATTTAGCAAAGCAATTTGAATCTTTAGGCGTCAAAACTGTATATCCTGGACTAGACACACACCCTTCACATAATGTGTTTAAACGCCAAATGAATACAGAATTTGGGTATGGCGGCATGCTAACTATTGACGTTGGAACACTTGAAAAAGCCAATGCCTTGATGGAGTTAATGCAAGGGAAAAATTTAGGGTATTTAGCGGTTAGTCTTGGTTTTTATAAAACGCTCTTCAGCGCACCAGGATCGTCTACATCTTCCGAAATTCCTGAGGATGAGCAAAAGGAAATGGGCTTAAGCCCAGGACTGATTCGCTTTTCTGTTGGATTGGATAATGATATTAAGCGAACATTCAAATCAATGAGCGCTTGTATGAAATCTGTGGGCGTACTTTAAGTATCTAAATTCCTTTAATACGGTTCCAGAAATTTAAAACGTCCTCTTCGTCAGGATTCACTGGGTAAAATGGCGCTGCAATCCAACGCTCATTTACCTTTTCAATTGAAAAACTAAAAACAGATGAATTTGGATCGTTTTCATCCATCAATGGATATCTTAAATCTTTAAAAATAAAAACTCCTCGCTCAGCAGACTCTGTTACACTGTAAAACCCATTACTAAACCAAATTAAGGTTTGAATATCTTTGTCATTTGTAGGAATTAGGTTGTGATTTTTTGGAATGCGCTGCCATTTCTTTGGATAATCCGACTCATCGAATATGGAATAAAGGGCTACATAATAATCAGATTTAGATTCAGCAATACCATACCAAAGTACATTATTCAGGATCGTTGGCTGGCACCTAAACCGACTATATACAATCTTTTGATTTTCTAATGAAGATTTAAATACAGTGGAGATGTATGTCTTATTAATAAAGGTTGTCAGCATATATAACGAACTTACCACTATACCAAAGTTTAATATGGTACGCCTTGGCTTTGAATTGCGTTTGAAAAACAACAACAAAACAAGACTCAACAAAAACGGAACAGTATATAAAGGATCTGCAACAGAAATATTATCAAAAGCTACTCTATAAGATGAGAAAGGAGCAAATAACTGTGTACCATAGGCGGTAAAACAATCCAAAATAGGATGTGTGAAAATCGACCAAAAAAATAAGCTAATCCAATTTTTTCTTGTAGTAAGCCCTTTTCGACTTCCGCGATCAAAAGACCAAAACAGAAAATAGCCTAAAAGAATACTTGAAATAACTGCAAACGGAATAGAATGCATAAACCCTCTATGGAAGGCCATAGCCTGAATTTCATTACTGTAAAGCCATTTTCCTACAAAAACGTCAAGATCAGGGAGCGTACCTCCTATAGCACCAAAAAAAAGGGCTTTATTGCCAATTTTTTTTCCCAAAACTACTTCACCGCAGGCGGCACCCAAAACAATTTGTGTAAGTGAATCCATAAATAAAGACAAAAGTACATATCTGTTGTAGTTTCTGTTGTGGTTTTAACTAAATTTTATTTAAAAAAAATGAAAAAAATAAAATTCAACATCTTTTTGTGATAATTTCTTAAAAATTGTAATATTACAACACATATGAAAGCAGCTAGTGTCGTAGAAATTAGAAAAGAGTTAGCGGGTTTGGATAAAGAAAGTATAAAACAACTTTGTTTACGTCTGGCGCGCTTCAAACTTGAAAACAAGGAACTACTAACATACCTCCTGTTTGAAGCTGACAATGAGGAAGGTTACATAAACAGCATTAAAACTCAACTAGACGATCATTTTAATGAGATCAATACCAACAGCTATTTTTACATTAAAAAGAGTGTACGAAAAATTTTACGTCGTGTCAGAAAGTTTTCTCGTTATTCAAACTGCCCTGAAACAGAAGTTGAGCTACTCCTCTATGTTTGTCATCAAATGCTAAAAATAAAACCCTCAGTTTTGAAGAACAAAACATTAACAAATATATTTAATCGCCAGATTGAATTGATTCAAAAAAAGACATCAAAACTTCATGAAGATTTACAATACGAGTACAATCTTCAGATTGAAGATTTAAAATCATAAACAATGAATATATTAGGAATAGATATTGGTGGGTCTGGGATAAAAGGCGCTATTGTAGACACAAAAAAAGGAGAATTAATTAGTGATCGTATTCGTATACCCACACCAAAACCTGCCACACCTGAAGCTATTTCCGAAGTTATAAAAACCATCTGTCAACAACTTCAATGGAGCAATATTGTTGGGGTTTCGTTTCCGACGATCATAAAGAAAGGTCGAGCGATGCATTTCGGAAATTTAGATAAATCTTGGAAAGGGACACAAGTGGATAAATTGTTTGAACAACACTCCAATAATCCTTTTTTTGTGGTGAATGATGCCGATGCTGCCGCTATGGGAGTTATGGAATTTGGCGTAGGGAAAGCAGAAAAAGGGTTAGTGATCACCATAACGCTTGGAACTGGTATTGGATCTGGAGTATTTTTTAATGGAGAGTTACTATCAAATTTTGAATTGGGGAGGCTTTACGGTAAAAAAGGGGATATAATGGAACTATTTGCTTCAGATGCCGCTCGAAAACGCAACGATTGGGATTTTAAAAAATGGGGTAAACGTCTGAATTTTTTCCTATCACATATTGAAAAAAGCTTTAATCCAGATTTAATAATCATAGGAGGTGGTGTTAGTAAAAAAATAGATCATTTCAAACGCTATATTGACATTGAAACCCCTTTTAAATCTGCAGAACTAAAAAATAATGCTGGTATTGTGGGCGCTGCACTCTTTGCCAAAAGGAGCAGCCTCTGAATTCAGAAAGAATTAACTTAAAATTCGAAAAATAAGTTCTTGGTACAAATCTAATGGTTTTAGATTCGCACCAACCCCTTTGCTTTTGACATCTATGGTGCGTAAGGTCTGAAAAACGCTACTGATGCGGCGCATAGGGAAGTTTTTAGCAGCAGCTGTGTAATCATTTAAAAAATAAGGGTTCACTCCAATAGCCCTAGAAAGCACTTTAGGATTGCGGTCATTTACAGTGTGAAGAATCATTAATTTTGAAAAAAAGCTGTATAAAGTAGCCACCGTAAGGACCATAGGGTGCTGATTTGGATTTTCTGAAAAATAGCGTACAATTTGGTAGGCTTTCTTTTGGTCGAGTTGCGCTATGGCTTTTTGCAATTCAAAATTATTAAAGTCTTTAGAAATTCCAATATTGATTTGAATAAGCTCTGGCGTAATTAAATCATTATCGCCCATGACCAATTGAAGCTTGGATAATTCATTTGAAATTTTAGCTAAATCATTTCCTAGAAACTCACTTAGCAAATAGCTGGCCTTTGGCGTAATCTTAAGATTCATTTTCTGCAATTCTCCACTTATCCAAGAAGGAATTTTACTGTCATATATTTTTTTACTTTCAAAAACAACATGTGCTTTAGATAATGCCTTGTACAAAGCTTTTCTTTTATCAATCGATTTATACTTGTAGCAAATAACCAAAGTAGTTGTGTGTTGAGGGTTTTTAACATAAGGCAGTAAATCCTCTATGGTTCTGCTTAAATTTTGAGCCTCTTTAACAACAATCACTTGACGCTCAGCCAGCATAGGGAAACGCTTTGCACTAGATACAATAGCGTCTATTGAAGTATCTTTACCATAGATTGTCGTCTGATCAAAACCACGTTGTGTCTCATCCAATACAGAAGTTTCAATAAATGTTGAAATTTGATCAATAAAAAATGCTTCCTCACCCATTAAAAAATACAGCGGACGAATATCCCCGGCTTTTATTTCATTTAAAATTGATTGAACGGTATGCATTTAGAAAAAATTTAGCAAATTTGTATTGTGAAAAAACTCAATTTTCCATCTTACAAATTTAGGTTCAAAAATAGCGAAAATAATATGCAAATCTTTGATGAAGTGCGTAAAAAATTTGTAGTGCTACAACCTGAAGAATGGGTTCGCCAACATTGTTTGCACTTTATTTTGAAAGAAAAAAAGTACCCCATTTCACTTGTTAGCATTGAAAAACAACTACTTGTTCACGGGCAAAAGAAGCGTTACGATATTGTTGTTTACAATAAGGACGGCAGCGTGCACTGTATTGTTGAATGCAAAGCGCCTAATATTGAAATCAATCAAGAGGCCTTTGATCAAATTGCGCAATACAATATTAGCTTGAACACCACCTACATGATGATCACTAATGGGGTAAATCATTATTATTGTACGATGCATAAACCATCCAAAACATATCGTTTTTTAGAATCTCTTCCTGAATATTCACAACAACACAAACGTATTTGAAATTAGCGATTATCATACTAAATTGGAATGGAAAAAAACTTTTAAACGAGTTTTTACCCTCTGTGATTGAATTCAGCAAAGGCCACGATATATATGTAGTTGACAATGCCTCAAAAGACGACTCAGTTAAATTTCTTCAACAGAACTTTCCCAACGTCAATGCGATTGAGCTAAGCAAGAATTATGGCTACGCTGGTGGTTACAATAGAGCTGTACAACAAATTGATGCTGAATTATTGTGTTTCCTAAACTCAGATGTTAGGGTAAGTGAAAATTGGCTTAAACCAATTATAAAATCTTTCAAAAAAGACAGGACTATTGCTATTGCACAACCGAAGATACTAGATCAAAAAAATCCAGATCTCTTCGAATATGCTGGAGCAGCCGGAGGTTTTATTGACCAACTTGGATACCCTTATTGTCGCGGTCGGATTTTTGATACCATCGAAGCTGATCATGGACAATACAACGACGAATGTCCTATATTTTGGGCTTCAGGCGCTTGTTTTTTTATCCGAAAAAATATTTTTGTAGATCTTGACGGATTTGATGAGACCTTTTTCGCCCACATGGAAGAGATAGATTTGTGTTGGCGTGCACATAACTTAAAACAAAATGTAAAATACATAGGATGTTCAACGGTTTTTCATTTAGGGGGTGCTAGTTTATCAAAAAACAATCCCAAGAAAACATTTTACAACTTTAGGAACAGTCTTTTCGCCCTAACAAAAAATTCAAATCGTCCCCTATTCACTACTATTTTGTTGCGTTTGATACTAGATGGTTTTGCTGGTATTTATTTTTTACTTTCTGGAAAAATTACACACACACTAGCCATCATTAAGGCCCATGTAAGTTTTTACACTTCAATTCCAGATCTTTTAAAATTTAGAAATAAGCAACAACGCAGCTCATATGATAGCCATTCCTCAATTGTTTGGCGTTATTTTGTCAGAAAAAGAAAAATATTTTAAAGCTACACAAATCGTTAATTAATTTAAATTCTATATAATTTAGAACGTTATTTTTTTTAAATTTGTAAAAGAACTTTTAATATATTTCAAGATGAAAAAGCTATGTACTCTGGGACTAATGTCCGCCCTGATTTTATCCTCCTGTGGACCTAATAAAGAACTTTTGGCAGCACAAGAAGAGCTAAAACAAACTAAAGATTTACTCAATACTACCGCTCTTAAACTAAATGTTTGTCTTTCTGACAAGGCAGCAGCTGATGCTAGTTTATCTGCGCTAAGAGAGCAACTAAAGGATCTTAGGAAAACAAATGACGCCCTTTTTAGCAGCACAAAAGACATGACTGTATTGACCACTAAAGGAGCTGAGAATCTTGAAAAAACTCTTGAAAGCCTTAAAGAAAGAGACCTGAAAATTAGTCGTTTACAAGACGCTGTAAGTAAAAAAGATAGCGTAACATTAGCCTTAATCTCTAGCCTAAAAAAATCAGTTGGTATAGATGATCCAGATATTGAGATTAATGTCGAGAAAGGCGTTGTCTTTATTTCTATTTCCGATAAGCTCTTATTTAAAAGCGGTAGCTATGTTGTCACCGAAAAAGCAAAAACAGTTTTAGGTAAAGTTGCAAAAGTTATTTCCGATAAACCTGATTTTGAAGCGATGATTGAGGGACACACCGACAGCAGAACGTTCAGCGATGGTGTGCTATTAGACAACTGGGATTTGAGTGTTAAACGTTCAACTTCAATAATTCGTGAACTTGAAAAACTAGGCGTTAACTCAGCTCAACTTATCGCCGCTGGAAGGAGTAGCTTCGTTCCACTAGTGGATAATGAAACAGCTGAAAACAGAGCAAAAAATAGACGTACTCGCGTAGTTGTTATGCCAAAAATAGACCAATTTTATGATATGATTGAAAAAGAAATGAAACAACTTTCAGGACAATAATATATCCAATAAAACCACAAAAAAAGCCCGCCTTTTGGATGGGCTTTTTATTTGAAAGCTAATTCGATTGATTTATCTTTGCAATGAATAAAACAAGTTTATGAAAATTTCTTACAACTGGATCAAGCAATATGTTAATACAGAATGGTCGCCCGAAAAAACATCTGAATTACTCACCGACTTAGGTCTCGAAGTTGAGGGTACTGAAGTGTTCCAATCGGTAAAAGGAGGCTTAGAGGGGATTGTTGTTGGAGAAGTTTTGGATTGCACACAACACCCCAATGCAGATCGATTAAAACTAACTAGCGTAAACGTTGGTGACAATGAACCTCTGAAAATTGTTTGTGGCGCTCCAAATGTAGCTAAAGGACAAAAAGTTGCTGTTGCTACAATAGGAGCAACTTTGTACACTGCTGAAGGTGAGCTATGGAAAATCAAAAAAGGGAAAATAAGAGGAGAAGAAAGTCATGGAATGCTCTGTGCAGAGGATGAACTTGGACTCGGGACAGGCCATGAAGGTATACTCGTATTAGACAATGATTTAAAAGTAGGAACAGCATTGTCAGATTATTTTGAAGTAGAAGACGACATTGTTTTTGAAATTGGATTAACTCCCAACAGAGCCGATGCAATGAGTCATTTTGGAACAGCAAGAGATTTACGCGCTGGCCTTATTCAAAATGGCCTCAATCCAGAACTAATGAGCCCGTCAGTTTCTGGATTTCACGTCAATAGCCGTACACTTAAAATAGATATTGATGTCAAAGATAAAATTAAAGCTCCTCGCTACTGTGGCGTGACAATTTCTGGAGTGAAAGTAGACAACTCCCCTACCTGGCTTCAAAATAAGCTAAAAGCTATTGGTTTAGTGCCAATCAATAACATTGTAGATATCACTAACTTTGTATTACATGGCTTAGGACAACCGCTACATGCTTTTGATGCGGATAAAATTACTGACAAAAAGGTGATAGTCCGAACGGCACACAAAAATGAAAAATTTACTACTTTGGATAATGTAGAACGTAAACTACACCAAGATGATTTAGTGATTTGTAATTCAAAACAACCCATGTGTATTGCTGGAGTCTTTGGTGGTTTAAACTCTGGTATTAGTACGACAACTACAAACATTTTTCTAGAATCTGCATACTTTGATCCTGTAAGTATTCGAAAAACTGCCAAAAGACATGGATTAAGCACAGATGCCTCATTTCGATTTGAACGCGGCATAGATCCTAACATTACAAAATATGCGCTAAAGTATGCCGCACTTCTTATTACTGAAATTGCTGGCGGTGAAATATCTAGTGATATTAGGGATGAATATCCCAGCAAAATTGAAGATACTCAAGTACTTTTAAGTTATAAAAACATCACCAATATCATTGGTCAGGAAATCCCTAAGGAGACCATTAAACAGATTTTAACTTCCTTAGAAATAAAAGTCAATAGCGTAACAGAAGCTGGATTAGGACTAACTATTCCTGCCTACAGAAATGATGTACAAAGGGAAATTGATGTAATTGAAGAAATCCTGCGTGTTTATGGTTACAATACTATTGAATTTACAAATAAACTAAATGCTTCCATTTCAAATTCTACAAAAAAAGAACAACATCTTGTAGAAAACAAAATTGCAGATCATTTAGTTAGTCTAGGATTTTATGAAATCATGACTAATTCTCTTACTGCTGAAAAACATATTGGATTAAGTTCCGAATTGGCTGAGGATAATTATGTAAAGATTTTAAACCCGCTGAGCAATGATTTATCCTTGCTGCGTAGATCTGTGTTGTTTTCAGGACTTGAAGCCTTGGCGTTTAATTTGAACCGTCAACAGGCAAACCTCAAGATGTTTGAATTCGCTAAAACATATCATCGATTTGATGACAAACGCGAGGAGTTTAAGCATTTGGGGCTTTTTATGTCTGGTAGCAAAACTACAGAAAGCTGGACCACTTCTCCTTCAAGTATTGATTTCTTTTACCTTAAGGGAATAATATCCTCAATTTTTGAAAAAATAGGCCTCAAAAATTTGAAAGCAAAACCGACAAAAAATGACGTATTTGAAGAAAGTTTAGCATTGGCAATTGGTAAGACTAATGCCGTTGAGTTTGGGATCGTAAAGCAAAGTATATGTAAAGCCTTCGGAATTGAACAGCAAGTACTTTTTGCAGATTTCAATTGGGATTTGGTTTTCAGTTGTATTAAATCAAACAAAGTAAAGTTTAAACCTATTTCTAAATTTCCAGAAGTACGTCGCGATTTTGCTTTACTCATCAACGAGGATATTACTTTTGATACGATTTATCAAATTGCAAAAAAAACGGATAGTAAAATCCTTACAGATATAAACTTATTTGATGTTTATAAAGGAAAGAATCTTCCAGAAGGGAAGAAAAGCTATGCTGTAAGTTTTATGCTAAAAGACGACTCTAAAACGCTTACAGATAAACAAATTGACAAGCTCATGAGTAAACTTCTTAAAAAGTTTGAAAGTGAAATTGGAGCCGTTTTGCGTTAGAATACAATTATTTTAATTAAACCTCTTTGGCAGCTAAGTAACGCTCTGCATCTAAAGCAGCCATACAGCCTGTTCCGGCAGCTGTAACCGCCTGTCTGTATACATGATCTGCTGCATCGCCGCTTACAAAAACGCCAGGAATATTTGTTTTCGAAGTGCCGGGCTCATTTATAATGTATCCTGTTTCATCAAGTTTTAAGAAATCTTTAAAAATATCAGTATTTGGCTTGTGACCTATAGCTACAAAAAACCCAGTTGCTTCAATATCCACTTCTGATCCGGTTTTATTGTTACGCACTTTTACTCCTGTCACCAATTGACCATCTCCAATGACTTCTACAGTTTCAGTATTGAACATTATATCTATATTTTCTGTGTTGATCACCCGGTTAGCCATAATTTTTGAAGCTCTAAATACATCGCGACGAACCAACATTGTAACTTTTGAACATAACTTGGATAAATAATGAGCTTCTTCGCAAGCAGAATCACCTGCACCAACAATAACAACTTCTTGGTTTCGATAAAAGAAACCATCACAAACCGCACAGGCCGAAACCCCTCCACCAAGCTTTAAGTATTTCTGCTCAGACTCAAGGCCTAAATATTTTGCAGAGGCACCTGTTGATATAATAACTGTTTCACAATGGATCTCTTTAGTACCATTAACCCAGACTTTGTGAATATCACCAGAAAAATCAACTTTTGTGATCCAACCATCACGCACGTCAGAGCCAAAACGTTCGGCTTGAGCCTTCAATTCAAGCATCATTTCAGGGCCTGTAACTCCCTCAGGATAACCTGGAAAATTTTCGACTTCGTTTGTAGTGGTTAATTGTCCTCCTGGCTGAGTCCCTTGATACAATACCGGATTCATATTGGCGCGAGCGGCATAAATGGCAGCTGTATAACCCGCAGGTCCAGAGCCAATAATTAAACATTTTAGAGATTCTATAGTTTCAGACATGGTTCAAAATTTAGAGTACAAAAATAGATGTTTTATCCATAAATAAAACCTTAAGTTATCAACAGAATTCACAAACTTATTAATTGTGATGAAGTAAAAAATCTTAACTTTGTTCAAATAGCAAATTGGATTATTATGATTACTATTGGAGTTTATGGGGGTACTGGAAGTGGAAAAACTACCATTGTATCAAAAATTATTTCTGAGTTCCCAACAAACGAAATTCAGGTGATATCTCAAGATTCCTATTATAAAGACACCTCACACCTTACTTTCGAGGAACGTTGTGCCCTTAATTTTGACCATCCTGATGCAATAGATTTCCCATTGCTTTATCAACATGTAAACTCACTCAAAAATGGGGACAACATAGAACAACCGGTTTATTCTTTTGAAACACATAACCGAACAAAAGAGACTGTAACTGTTGTGCCAAAAAAAATATTGATTATTGAAGGCATTCTGATATTGAATTACCCAAAACTTAGAAGTTTATTTGATCTGAAAATTTATATAGATGCAGACAGTGATATGCGTATGGAAAGGCGAGTAAGTAGAGATATTTCTGAACGTGGAAGAACACCAGAAGAAGTTCTAAATCGATACCTAAATACCCTAAAGCCTATGCATAAACAGTTTATCGAACCCATGAAAGTGCATGCTGATATAACTTTAGAAAATCATCAAAATACTCCACTAAACCTCTCTGAGCTCATTGATAAAATAAAAACATTATCCAAATGAAATCAACTTTAAAATTACTTAAGAATACGCTTAAACCCTTCCGAAATATATTTTTAGTAGTTACTGTTATTTTTATAGTCTGGATGCTTTTTTTTGATGCTAATTCTTGGCTAATTCATAGAGAATTAAACAAAGAAATTGAGGCTTTAAATACCAAAAAAGAATTTTATAAGCGTGAAATTAAATCCGACACCAAGGAAATAAAAAAACTTCAAACTCCTCAGGGTATTGAAAAATATGCCCGTGAAAATTACAATATGAAAAAGGAAAATGAAGACATTTATATCATTGCCAGAGACACATTAAAACAATCTGAATGAAATTTGACGAGTTTGAAAGCCAATCTTCAAAAGCATGGAAACAGCGTATTCAATATGAGCTTGACGGTGCGGATTTCAATACCAATCTCGTTTGGAATTCACTAGAAGGCATTGATGTCAAGCCATTTTACCACGCAGATTCAAGCGAACAGCCCCTAGCGATACCTCATCAATCAGACGGATGGAAAATTGGAGAATACATCTATGTTCAAAACACAAAATCAGCAAATAAAAAAGCTCTAAAGTGCTTAAGTAAAGGAACTGAAAGTATTTATTTTATACTTCCAAAAGCATCTATTTGCATTGATGAGCTCCTCAATGGTATCGTTGATTTTACAGTAAGAATTTATCTAGAATTAAATTTTTCTACTGCAGATTTTTTAACAAAAATTGACACTAAATTATTTAAATCTCATTCAACTATTTTTCTTGTAAACGACTCTATCGGACACTTATGTAAAAGCGGAAATTGGTATAAAAATAAGCTTAAAGACTTCAGTGATACATTAGGATTATGCAATGCGACTGAAGGAGTGAACTCTGTGTTTTCTGTTGATATAGCACTATATCAAAATGCAGGTGCGTCAATGGTACAACAACTCGCATATGGACTTGCACATGCACATGAGTATATTCTTGAGTATAAAGATGTTA contains:
- a CDS encoding metal-dependent hydrolase, with the protein product MDSLTQIVLGAACGEVVLGKKIGNKALFFGAIGGTLPDLDVFVGKWLYSNEIQAMAFHRGFMHSIPFAVISSILLGYFLFWSFDRGSRKGLTTRKNWISLFFWSIFTHPILDCFTAYGTQLFAPFSSYRVAFDNISVADPLYTVPFLLSLVLLLFFKRNSKPRRTILNFGIVVSSLYMLTTFINKTYISTVFKSSLENQKIVYSRFRCQPTILNNVLWYGIAESKSDYYVALYSIFDESDYPKKWQRIPKNHNLIPTNDKDIQTLIWFSNGFYSVTESAERGVFIFKDLRYPLMDENDPNSSVFSFSIEKVNERWIAAPFYPVNPDEEDVLNFWNRIKGI
- the udk gene encoding uridine kinase, producing MITIGVYGGTGSGKTTIVSKIISEFPTNEIQVISQDSYYKDTSHLTFEERCALNFDHPDAIDFPLLYQHVNSLKNGDNIEQPVYSFETHNRTKETVTVVPKKILIIEGILILNYPKLRSLFDLKIYIDADSDMRMERRVSRDISERGRTPEEVLNRYLNTLKPMHKQFIEPMKVHADITLENHQNTPLNLSELIDKIKTLSK
- the ppgK gene encoding polyphosphate--glucose phosphotransferase; translated protein: MNILGIDIGGSGIKGAIVDTKKGELISDRIRIPTPKPATPEAISEVIKTICQQLQWSNIVGVSFPTIIKKGRAMHFGNLDKSWKGTQVDKLFEQHSNNPFFVVNDADAAAMGVMEFGVGKAEKGLVITITLGTGIGSGVFFNGELLSNFELGRLYGKKGDIMELFASDAARKRNDWDFKKWGKRLNFFLSHIEKSFNPDLIIIGGGVSKKIDHFKRYIDIETPFKSAELKNNAGIVGAALFAKRSSL
- the trxB gene encoding thioredoxin-disulfide reductase → MSETIESLKCLIIGSGPAGYTAAIYAARANMNPVLYQGTQPGGQLTTTNEVENFPGYPEGVTGPEMMLELKAQAERFGSDVRDGWITKVDFSGDIHKVWVNGTKEIHCETVIISTGASAKYLGLESEQKYLKLGGGVSACAVCDGFFYRNQEVVIVGAGDSACEEAHYLSKLCSKVTMLVRRDVFRASKIMANRVINTENIDIMFNTETVEVIGDGQLVTGVKVRNNKTGSEVDIEATGFFVAIGHKPNTDIFKDFLKLDETGYIINEPGTSKTNIPGVFVSGDAADHVYRQAVTAAGTGCMAALDAERYLAAKEV
- a CDS encoding OmpA/MotB family protein codes for the protein MKKLCTLGLMSALILSSCGPNKELLAAQEELKQTKDLLNTTALKLNVCLSDKAAADASLSALREQLKDLRKTNDALFSSTKDMTVLTTKGAENLEKTLESLKERDLKISRLQDAVSKKDSVTLALISSLKKSVGIDDPDIEINVEKGVVFISISDKLLFKSGSYVVTEKAKTVLGKVAKVISDKPDFEAMIEGHTDSRTFSDGVLLDNWDLSVKRSTSIIRELEKLGVNSAQLIAAGRSSFVPLVDNETAENRAKNRRTRVVVMPKIDQFYDMIEKEMKQLSGQ
- a CDS encoding FtsB family cell division protein, encoding MKSTLKLLKNTLKPFRNIFLVVTVIFIVWMLFFDANSWLIHRELNKEIEALNTKKEFYKREIKSDTKEIKKLQTPQGIEKYARENYNMKKENEDIYIIARDTLKQSE
- a CDS encoding type I restriction enzyme HsdR N-terminal domain-containing protein, with amino-acid sequence MKKLNFPSYKFRFKNSENNMQIFDEVRKKFVVLQPEEWVRQHCLHFILKEKKYPISLVSIEKQLLVHGQKKRYDIVVYNKDGSVHCIVECKAPNIEINQEAFDQIAQYNISLNTTYMMITNGVNHYYCTMHKPSKTYRFLESLPEYSQQHKRI
- the pheT gene encoding phenylalanine--tRNA ligase subunit beta; protein product: MKISYNWIKQYVNTEWSPEKTSELLTDLGLEVEGTEVFQSVKGGLEGIVVGEVLDCTQHPNADRLKLTSVNVGDNEPLKIVCGAPNVAKGQKVAVATIGATLYTAEGELWKIKKGKIRGEESHGMLCAEDELGLGTGHEGILVLDNDLKVGTALSDYFEVEDDIVFEIGLTPNRADAMSHFGTARDLRAGLIQNGLNPELMSPSVSGFHVNSRTLKIDIDVKDKIKAPRYCGVTISGVKVDNSPTWLQNKLKAIGLVPINNIVDITNFVLHGLGQPLHAFDADKITDKKVIVRTAHKNEKFTTLDNVERKLHQDDLVICNSKQPMCIAGVFGGLNSGISTTTTNIFLESAYFDPVSIRKTAKRHGLSTDASFRFERGIDPNITKYALKYAALLITEIAGGEISSDIRDEYPSKIEDTQVLLSYKNITNIIGQEIPKETIKQILTSLEIKVNSVTEAGLGLTIPAYRNDVQREIDVIEEILRVYGYNTIEFTNKLNASISNSTKKEQHLVENKIADHLVSLGFYEIMTNSLTAEKHIGLSSELAEDNYVKILNPLSNDLSLLRRSVLFSGLEALAFNLNRQQANLKMFEFAKTYHRFDDKREEFKHLGLFMSGSKTTESWTTSPSSIDFFYLKGIISSIFEKIGLKNLKAKPTKNDVFEESLALAIGKTNAVEFGIVKQSICKAFGIEQQVLFADFNWDLVFSCIKSNKVKFKPISKFPEVRRDFALLINEDITFDTIYQIAKKTDSKILTDINLFDVYKGKNLPEGKKSYAVSFMLKDDSKTLTDKQIDKLMSKLLKKFESEIGAVLR
- a CDS encoding glycosyltransferase family 2 protein, which translates into the protein MKLAIIILNWNGKKLLNEFLPSVIEFSKGHDIYVVDNASKDDSVKFLQQNFPNVNAIELSKNYGYAGGYNRAVQQIDAELLCFLNSDVRVSENWLKPIIKSFKKDRTIAIAQPKILDQKNPDLFEYAGAAGGFIDQLGYPYCRGRIFDTIEADHGQYNDECPIFWASGACFFIRKNIFVDLDGFDETFFAHMEEIDLCWRAHNLKQNVKYIGCSTVFHLGGASLSKNNPKKTFYNFRNSLFALTKNSNRPLFTTILLRLILDGFAGIYFLLSGKITHTLAIIKAHVSFYTSIPDLLKFRNKQQRSSYDSHSSIVWRYFVRKRKIF
- a CDS encoding aminotransferase class I/II-fold pyridoxal phosphate-dependent enzyme, producing the protein MIMKPADFIQDLQYFGEFGGINPSISDSSTYTFLSAKTMFDTFEGNADGCYLYSRHSSPSNLYLGEALAAMEGTETSNVSASGMGAITAVLMQLCAAGDHIVSSRTIYGGTYAFLKNFTPKLNIKTSFVDITSLKSVEAAITSQTKVLYCESVSNPLLEVADIEALSVIAKKHNLQLVVDNTFSPLSISPKQLGADIIIHSLTKFINGASDTIGGVVCGTQELVDNLRNVNDGAAMLFGATMDSLRAASILKNLRTLHIRMKQHSANAMYLAKQFESLGVKTVYPGLDTHPSHNVFKRQMNTEFGYGGMLTIDVGTLEKANALMELMQGKNLGYLAVSLGFYKTLFSAPGSSTSSEIPEDEQKEMGLSPGLIRFSVGLDNDIKRTFKSMSACMKSVGVL
- the holA gene encoding DNA polymerase III subunit delta, with product MHTVQSILNEIKAGDIRPLYFLMGEEAFFIDQISTFIETSVLDETQRGFDQTTIYGKDTSIDAIVSSAKRFPMLAERQVIVVKEAQNLSRTIEDLLPYVKNPQHTTTLVICYKYKSIDKRKALYKALSKAHVVFESKKIYDSKIPSWISGELQKMNLKITPKASYLLSEFLGNDLAKISNELSKLQLVMGDNDLITPELIQINIGISKDFNNFELQKAIAQLDQKKAYQIVRYFSENPNQHPMVLTVATLYSFFSKLMILHTVNDRNPKVLSRAIGVNPYFLNDYTAAAKNFPMRRISSVFQTLRTIDVKSKGVGANLKPLDLYQELIFRILS